In the Hyphomonadaceae bacterium BL14 genome, one interval contains:
- a CDS encoding DUF2163 domain-containing protein → MKSTSPALAAHLAGPVTTLATCWRITRVDGREFFFTDHDRDLPFEGQTYKASSGYSRTAISNDASLSVDNLDVEGVFDDEAIIEEELRAGLFDQAEARIFLINWADPSMGALRMRRGWFGEVVLSEQGVFRTELRGLSQALSQRIGELYSPECRADLGDHRCRVAITDPAWTRPGTVLAVTSRAQFTADVDAPDAADGWFAGGVLTWETGSNAGRSIEVKAWNQSGGEIELFLPMPYAIEAGDAFAIHPGCDKRLDTCITRFANVLNFRGEPYVPGQDAMMSYPDAR, encoded by the coding sequence ATGAAGTCCACCTCACCTGCGCTCGCCGCCCACCTGGCAGGGCCTGTCACCACGCTTGCCACCTGCTGGCGCATCACGCGCGTGGATGGCCGCGAGTTCTTCTTCACCGACCATGACCGCGATCTGCCCTTTGAAGGTCAGACTTACAAGGCAAGTTCTGGCTATTCGCGTACGGCCATCTCCAATGATGCAAGCCTCAGCGTCGACAATCTCGATGTCGAGGGCGTGTTCGATGACGAGGCCATCATTGAGGAGGAGCTGCGCGCGGGTCTGTTTGATCAGGCCGAGGCGCGCATCTTCCTCATCAACTGGGCCGATCCATCCATGGGCGCCCTTCGCATGCGCCGGGGCTGGTTCGGCGAGGTGGTGCTGAGCGAACAGGGCGTGTTCCGCACCGAGTTGCGTGGGCTGAGCCAGGCGCTCTCCCAGCGCATCGGCGAGCTCTACAGTCCTGAATGCCGCGCAGACCTTGGCGATCACCGCTGCAGGGTGGCGATCACCGATCCTGCCTGGACCCGTCCTGGAACCGTGCTCGCCGTCACATCGCGCGCGCAGTTCACCGCTGATGTGGACGCGCCGGACGCCGCGGATGGCTGGTTTGCGGGCGGGGTGCTCACCTGGGAGACCGGCTCCAACGCCGGTCGCTCCATCGAGGTGAAAGCCTGGAACCAGTCGGGCGGCGAGATCGAGCTCTTCCTGCCCATGCCGTACGCCATAGAGGCTGGCGACGCGTTCGCCATCCATCCCGGCTGCGACAAGCGCCTCGATACCTGCATCACCCGCTTCGCCAACGTCCTCAACTTCCGCGGCGAGCCGTACGTGCCCGGGCAGGACGCAATGATGAGCTATCCCGATGCCCGATGA
- a CDS encoding DUF2336 domain-containing protein, giving the protein MKKPSQNLHRLAALSQETSPESRRQMLRDVTDLFIEEIPSQNSTIYAEFDALLQSLAKKVNEHARATLSERLADCAQAPHELVLQLAMDAIAVAGPILLRSSVLNDDDLVNIVEKQNQEHIRAIAERESVSEKVSRAIAVKGDDTSLARLILNEGAKVDRFTFEIATERAEHSPIIQGSLVRRSNTPADLLADLITIVESELREQIIERFEGLKPAVLEAALAASHERLAKRLLVESEVEAARKRLDVTRVRHALDVSLLISLLKEGKTLEFQVGFAELANVSTHVVKRAMDHDSPDGLLLLCKANGIKKADFLMIAALTKRAAPLKNAVHEDLNSRFNAIREMGSVYDHMIVETAQRAIRFMKVRGHVVNSVDSGIEA; this is encoded by the coding sequence ATGAAGAAGCCTTCGCAAAATCTTCATAGACTGGCTGCCCTGTCACAGGAAACATCACCTGAGTCCAGGCGACAGATGCTTAGAGACGTAACCGACCTCTTCATTGAAGAGATCCCATCGCAAAATTCCACCATCTATGCCGAGTTTGACGCGCTTCTGCAGTCTCTTGCCAAAAAGGTGAACGAGCATGCCCGAGCGACGCTATCCGAACGCTTGGCCGATTGCGCCCAAGCGCCACATGAACTTGTTTTGCAACTGGCGATGGATGCCATAGCGGTCGCAGGGCCGATACTGCTTCGATCCTCTGTTTTAAATGATGATGATCTCGTCAATATTGTTGAAAAACAAAATCAAGAGCACATTCGCGCAATTGCCGAGCGCGAAAGCGTATCCGAAAAGGTTTCAAGGGCGATCGCGGTCAAAGGCGATGATACAAGTCTGGCGCGCCTCATACTGAACGAGGGCGCAAAAGTCGACCGGTTTACCTTCGAAATCGCGACAGAGCGCGCCGAGCACAGCCCCATCATCCAGGGCTCATTGGTGCGCCGCTCCAATACGCCCGCCGATCTACTGGCGGACCTCATTACCATCGTGGAAAGCGAATTGCGCGAGCAGATCATTGAACGTTTTGAGGGCCTCAAACCGGCAGTCCTGGAAGCTGCCCTAGCAGCGTCACACGAGCGCCTGGCCAAGCGTCTCCTTGTGGAATCTGAGGTGGAAGCCGCGCGCAAGCGTCTTGATGTCACTCGGGTACGCCACGCGCTTGACGTGTCGCTTTTGATATCACTTTTGAAAGAAGGCAAGACTCTTGAGTTTCAGGTTGGTTTTGCCGAACTGGCCAATGTCAGCACACATGTCGTGAAACGGGCCATGGACCACGATAGTCCTGATGGGCTCTTATTGCTTTGCAAGGCCAATGGAATAAAGAAAGCAGACTTCCTCATGATAGCCGCCCTCACAAAAAGGGCCGCGCCCCTCAAAAATGCTGTCCATGAAGACCTGAACTCAAGGTTCAACGCAATCAGGGAAATGGGGAGCGTTTATGATCACATGATCGTAGAAACCGCTCAACGCGCCATTCGCTTCATGAAAGTTCGTGGCCATGTTGTTAATAGTGTAGACAGCGGCATTGAGGCGTAA
- a CDS encoding DUF6441 family protein codes for MRLELSTIGSVAGAMAQEVAAAEAAMSRAVSEASEGLKGELRSQITQAGLGARLARTWRSRVFPDGRDSITAAGLVWSKAPGIIQMHDLGVVIRSRSGVFLAIPTPAAGRYGDGGRRITPGLWERRHGQRLRFVYRRGAASLLVAQMRARTGQRGGFAPASASALRSGRGLVSVPIFILVPQVTLRKRLDVAGASVRWRDRLAELAVRRWGDGLQAAPSGSDPARR; via the coding sequence ATGAGGCTGGAGCTCTCCACGATCGGCTCGGTCGCCGGGGCCATGGCGCAGGAGGTCGCAGCGGCCGAGGCCGCCATGAGCCGGGCGGTGAGCGAGGCCAGCGAAGGGCTCAAGGGCGAGCTGCGCAGCCAGATCACTCAGGCTGGTCTGGGCGCGCGCCTTGCGCGCACCTGGCGCTCGCGCGTCTTTCCCGACGGGCGCGACAGCATCACCGCGGCCGGGCTCGTCTGGTCCAAGGCGCCGGGCATCATCCAGATGCATGATCTCGGCGTGGTCATCCGCTCGCGCTCAGGCGTGTTCCTGGCCATCCCCACCCCGGCGGCGGGGCGTTATGGCGATGGCGGGCGCCGGATCACGCCGGGCCTATGGGAGCGCCGGCACGGCCAGCGCCTGCGGTTTGTCTACCGGCGCGGCGCCGCCTCGCTGCTGGTGGCGCAGATGCGCGCGCGCACCGGTCAGCGCGGCGGGTTCGCGCCCGCCAGCGCTAGCGCACTTCGATCCGGGCGCGGTCTTGTGAGTGTGCCCATCTTCATCCTCGTGCCCCAGGTCACCCTGAGAAAGCGACTGGACGTGGCCGGCGCATCCGTGCGCTGGCGCGACCGTCTGGCCGAGCTTGCCGTGCGCCGGTGGGGCGATGGCCTTCAGGCGGCGCCGTCTGGCTCGGACCCCGCCAGACGATAG
- a CDS encoding phage tail protein has protein sequence MAILVAAGGAALGSAVGLGWQAGWLAGSAIGSLLFPARGQNITTEGPRLGDLTVSSSAYGAAIAIGYGTLRMAGNMIWSSGIREQQNVTRARSGGKGAATATQTSVSYAYFASFALSFGEGPAQDVLRIWADGKLIYDKTGSSPDVARASLRFRFHAGSETQLPDPLIEAYVGEGRAPAHRGLCVIVFEDLALADYGNRIPNITAEITYRRADQKPWQVIDFITPAEGGYLAGYQSGELGVDWRRGHGYFLTTSLDPLEAGVRRFSLRTMAEDRQARMADIASAEPAGSPSTLFCGEDGHLYLTVGTGNTRPIIRIEPNALKEVARFGSGGTGLSNTTTSFAAVRWMAMISAYGPAGRADFLLTGGLFDDVGLLSAHDMSYVWGAGESVDEPRVRGVAAGAVNEGTGEGWILASATSGDHESLGLYRLQVSALARHDALTGQTLGVTFEKMAGFSASDIEPGVTGFFTSAGALAYDVTDDSVIFQVRMSNAGSAGTIYVIKWRADAGIVWKTAVPVEINQDGSFFAQARLRGQRWTLMRSARVIQLDTATGELVLDEIWPSQVSELGAQVYDAVTDTLLVRASNGWARLFLNRGGGEGEALSSIVADLCARAGLGLADIDVGELTMSVPGYVIARQTSVRGAIEPLAQAFFFDAAESDDTLRFRTRGRAPVAAIEAHHLLALNGRTGESWRERRTQEVELPERVSVAYMDRDRDYAQGVQSEKRASLPLAAMHSRNQTSLELALALDATTAKRIAARTLFSAWVERSACEAELAPEWLRLDPTDVVDVVFASGSVFRTRISRLDVGADFSLAMKGVSQDAASYVSSVIADGGAGAPVQTIGADAATRLILPDLPLLRDVDDAGGAGSRVYYLMAGFGGPGWPGAALYSSADGSAWAQAGRALSEAAWGAAVNALGAPRSAFCTDEDNALRVFMTTGGERLESVTQEALVNGANGALLLKANGEPEIIQFRDVTLNPDGSYTLTGLLRGRRGTDVFVEGHAAGELFVLLDPDDVETLVTALGDLGLMRSWRAVGFGTLFEDAETLVQSQTGRDLKPYAPWNVRAVKSGSPADITLSWIRRTRIGGELKDGTGLVPLGEASEAYEIDILDGPGGAVKRTLTASSPSVVYAHADILADFGATPAVLSVAVYQLSAVVGRGFPRAVTLDIP, from the coding sequence ATGGCCATTCTTGTTGCAGCAGGCGGCGCCGCGCTGGGCTCCGCTGTCGGTCTCGGCTGGCAGGCAGGCTGGCTTGCAGGCTCGGCCATTGGCAGCCTGCTGTTTCCGGCCAGAGGCCAGAACATCACCACCGAAGGCCCGCGCCTTGGCGATCTGACGGTCTCCTCTTCGGCCTATGGTGCAGCGATTGCGATCGGTTACGGCACGCTGCGCATGGCCGGCAACATGATCTGGTCGTCCGGGATCCGTGAGCAGCAGAACGTCACGCGCGCGCGATCTGGCGGCAAGGGCGCGGCCACCGCGACCCAGACCTCTGTGAGCTACGCGTATTTCGCCTCGTTCGCGCTGAGCTTTGGCGAAGGTCCTGCGCAGGACGTGCTGCGCATCTGGGCTGACGGCAAGCTGATCTACGACAAGACCGGATCGAGCCCGGATGTCGCCAGAGCGAGCCTGCGCTTTCGTTTCCACGCAGGCAGCGAGACCCAGCTGCCCGATCCGCTGATCGAAGCGTATGTGGGAGAGGGGCGCGCACCGGCCCATCGCGGGCTGTGCGTCATCGTGTTCGAGGATCTGGCGCTGGCTGATTATGGCAACCGCATCCCGAACATCACCGCCGAGATCACGTACAGACGCGCAGACCAGAAGCCCTGGCAGGTCATCGATTTCATCACGCCGGCTGAGGGGGGATATCTTGCCGGCTATCAGTCCGGCGAGCTCGGCGTGGACTGGCGGCGCGGGCACGGATATTTCCTGACCACCAGCCTGGACCCGCTGGAGGCGGGCGTGCGCCGGTTCAGTCTGCGCACCATGGCCGAGGACCGTCAGGCGCGCATGGCCGATATCGCCAGCGCCGAGCCCGCCGGCTCGCCCTCCACCCTGTTCTGCGGCGAGGACGGCCATCTCTATCTGACGGTCGGGACCGGCAATACCCGGCCCATCATCCGCATCGAGCCCAATGCGCTAAAGGAGGTGGCCCGGTTCGGCTCCGGGGGAACCGGGCTCTCCAACACCACCACCAGCTTTGCGGCGGTGCGGTGGATGGCGATGATCTCGGCTTATGGTCCTGCGGGACGCGCAGACTTCCTGCTCACGGGCGGTCTCTTTGACGATGTGGGCCTCCTGAGCGCGCACGACATGAGCTATGTCTGGGGCGCAGGGGAGAGCGTGGACGAGCCGCGCGTGCGCGGCGTGGCGGCCGGGGCCGTGAACGAGGGCACAGGCGAAGGCTGGATTCTGGCCAGCGCCACCAGCGGCGATCATGAGAGCCTCGGTCTCTACCGCCTGCAGGTCTCGGCGCTGGCGCGCCATGACGCTCTGACCGGCCAGACCCTCGGCGTGACCTTCGAGAAAATGGCCGGGTTTTCCGCCAGCGATATCGAGCCGGGTGTAACGGGTTTCTTCACAAGTGCAGGCGCGCTTGCCTATGACGTCACAGACGACAGCGTCATCTTTCAGGTGCGCATGTCCAATGCGGGCTCGGCTGGCACGATCTACGTGATCAAGTGGCGCGCGGATGCGGGGATCGTCTGGAAGACCGCTGTCCCCGTCGAGATCAACCAGGACGGATCGTTTTTCGCTCAGGCCCGCCTGCGGGGTCAGCGCTGGACGCTGATGCGCTCGGCGCGCGTCATCCAGCTCGACACGGCCACGGGCGAACTTGTCCTCGACGAGATCTGGCCGTCGCAGGTCAGCGAGCTTGGCGCGCAGGTCTATGACGCGGTCACCGACACGCTTCTGGTGCGCGCCAGCAATGGCTGGGCGCGCCTCTTCCTCAATCGCGGCGGCGGCGAGGGTGAAGCGCTCTCCTCCATCGTTGCCGATCTGTGCGCGCGCGCTGGGCTGGGGCTGGCCGACATCGATGTGGGCGAGCTCACCATGTCCGTGCCCGGTTATGTGATCGCGCGCCAGACCAGCGTGCGCGGCGCCATAGAGCCGCTGGCGCAGGCCTTCTTCTTCGACGCCGCCGAGAGCGATGACACGCTGCGCTTTCGCACCCGGGGGCGCGCGCCGGTCGCCGCGATCGAGGCTCACCACCTCCTGGCGCTCAACGGCCGGACGGGGGAGAGCTGGCGCGAGCGCCGCACCCAGGAGGTCGAACTGCCCGAGCGCGTGTCGGTCGCGTACATGGACCGCGATCGCGACTATGCTCAGGGCGTGCAGAGCGAGAAGCGCGCCTCGCTGCCGCTGGCCGCCATGCACTCGCGCAACCAGACAAGCCTGGAGCTGGCGCTGGCGCTGGACGCCACCACCGCCAAGCGTATCGCCGCCAGGACGCTCTTCAGCGCGTGGGTCGAGCGCAGCGCCTGTGAGGCTGAGCTTGCGCCCGAATGGCTGAGGCTTGATCCGACCGATGTGGTCGATGTGGTGTTCGCGTCCGGATCGGTCTTCCGCACACGGATCAGCCGCCTTGATGTGGGCGCGGACTTCTCGCTGGCGATGAAGGGCGTGTCGCAGGACGCGGCCAGCTATGTCTCCTCGGTGATCGCTGATGGCGGGGCGGGCGCCCCCGTGCAGACGATCGGCGCTGACGCCGCCACGCGTCTCATCCTGCCTGATCTGCCGCTCCTGCGTGATGTCGATGACGCGGGCGGTGCGGGCTCGCGGGTCTATTATCTGATGGCCGGGTTCGGCGGTCCGGGCTGGCCCGGCGCTGCGCTTTACAGCAGCGCGGACGGTTCCGCATGGGCGCAGGCCGGGCGGGCCCTGAGCGAGGCGGCCTGGGGCGCTGCGGTCAATGCGCTGGGCGCGCCGCGATCGGCGTTCTGCACAGATGAAGACAACGCCCTGCGGGTGTTCATGACCACGGGCGGCGAGCGCCTCGAAAGCGTCACGCAGGAGGCTCTGGTCAATGGCGCCAATGGCGCCCTGTTGCTCAAGGCCAATGGCGAGCCGGAAATCATCCAGTTCCGCGATGTCACCCTGAACCCGGATGGGTCCTACACGCTCACCGGCCTCCTGCGCGGGCGGCGCGGCACGGACGTGTTTGTTGAGGGCCATGCGGCCGGGGAGCTCTTTGTCCTGCTCGACCCCGACGATGTCGAGACGCTGGTCACGGCGCTTGGCGATCTGGGCCTTATGCGGTCCTGGCGGGCGGTGGGGTTCGGCACGCTGTTCGAGGACGCCGAGACGCTGGTCCAGAGCCAGACGGGCCGTGACCTCAAGCCCTATGCGCCGTGGAACGTGCGCGCGGTGAAGAGCGGCAGCCCGGCGGATATCACGCTCAGCTGGATCCGTCGCACGCGCATTGGCGGCGAGCTGAAGGACGGGACCGGGCTCGTCCCCCTCGGCGAGGCGAGTGAAGCCTATGAGATCGACATCCTCGATGGTCCCGGCGGCGCGGTGAAGCGCACGCTGACGGCTTCGAGCCCCAGCGTGGTCTACGCCCATGCCGACATCCTGGCCGATTTCGGCGCGACGCCGGCTGTCCTGTCTGTCGCCGTTTACCAGCTAAGCGCCGTTGTGGGGCGCGGATTCCCGCGCGCCGTCACATTGGACATTCCATAG
- a CDS encoding NlpC/P60 family protein, whose product MPDEIITSERIVTEARGWLGVPWRHQGRTRCGVDCVGLVVCVARGLHLSDYDSMGYGRRAQGQGFVAHFRDNMDAVAIPDARSGDVLVFADHAYPCHCGFLTERLGHPHLLHAHATRRKVIEEPYAGEWPANIRFAFRFRPIGV is encoded by the coding sequence ATGCCCGATGAGATCATCACCTCTGAGAGGATTGTCACCGAGGCGCGCGGCTGGCTGGGTGTGCCCTGGCGCCATCAGGGGCGCACGCGCTGCGGCGTTGACTGCGTGGGGCTGGTGGTGTGCGTCGCGCGTGGGCTTCATCTGTCTGACTATGACAGCATGGGTTATGGCCGCCGCGCGCAGGGGCAGGGGTTCGTGGCGCATTTCCGGGACAACATGGACGCCGTCGCGATCCCCGACGCCCGCTCCGGCGACGTGCTCGTCTTTGCTGATCACGCCTATCCCTGCCATTGCGGCTTCCTGACCGAACGGCTTGGCCATCCCCATCTCCTGCACGCCCATGCGACGCGCCGCAAGGTGATCGAGGAGCCCTATGCCGGCGAATGGCCCGCAAATATCAGGTTCGCCTTCCGTTTTCGCCCCATTGGTGTGTGA
- a CDS encoding Fic family protein, which produces MYIWEHTAWPAFTWDGAQLLARLGDARHRQGRFLGQMKRLGFDLQLEAEFRATVEDVLRSSQIEGELLDLSSVRSSVARRLGLPQGGSGPSDRRVEGVVEMMLDAMHNHRAPLTSERLFGWHGALFPTGYSGLHKIAVGAWRTDHDGPMQVVSGPLGRQKVHFQAPPADQVAQEMERFLAWFNDTPPMDALVRSAIAHLWFVTIHPFEDGNGRIARAVADLAIAQMEGSGQRFYSMSARIQRERARYYEMLERTQKGSLDVTLWLAWFLECFGRAIDDAEADSTGVLRKADFWQRAAHEPLSARQKDVLNRFLDGFEGNLTARKWASLAGCSVDTAQRDINDLLARSLLIRNPGGSRRTSYRLAGSEPDGAA; this is translated from the coding sequence ATGTATATCTGGGAGCACACCGCCTGGCCGGCATTCACGTGGGACGGCGCGCAACTACTCGCCCGGCTGGGCGATGCCCGTCACAGGCAGGGCCGATTCCTCGGCCAGATGAAGCGTCTCGGCTTTGATCTGCAGCTCGAGGCGGAGTTTCGTGCAACGGTCGAAGATGTGCTCAGGAGCAGCCAGATCGAAGGCGAGCTGCTTGACCTTTCCAGCGTCAGGTCCTCCGTTGCGCGCCGGCTTGGCCTTCCGCAAGGTGGCTCAGGGCCATCAGACCGGCGTGTTGAAGGCGTGGTCGAGATGATGCTCGACGCCATGCATAATCACCGTGCGCCTCTGACCAGCGAGCGCCTGTTCGGCTGGCATGGCGCTCTGTTCCCGACGGGCTATTCGGGACTTCACAAGATTGCGGTCGGCGCGTGGCGCACCGATCATGACGGACCGATGCAGGTCGTCTCCGGCCCGCTCGGGCGCCAGAAGGTCCATTTTCAGGCGCCGCCTGCTGATCAGGTGGCGCAAGAGATGGAGCGCTTCCTGGCCTGGTTCAACGATACGCCGCCGATGGACGCACTGGTGCGCAGCGCCATTGCCCATCTGTGGTTCGTGACCATCCATCCCTTCGAGGATGGCAATGGCCGCATCGCCCGCGCCGTCGCCGATCTGGCCATCGCGCAGATGGAAGGATCCGGCCAGCGCTTCTACAGCATGTCAGCGCGCATCCAGCGTGAACGCGCGAGATACTATGAGATGCTAGAGCGCACCCAGAAAGGCTCGCTGGACGTCACGCTCTGGCTGGCATGGTTTCTGGAGTGCTTTGGCAGAGCCATCGATGACGCCGAAGCTGACAGCACGGGGGTCCTGCGCAAGGCGGACTTCTGGCAGCGCGCCGCGCACGAGCCCCTTTCGGCCCGGCAGAAGGATGTCCTCAACCGCTTTCTCGACGGGTTTGAGGGCAATCTGACAGCCAGGAAATGGGCGTCTCTGGCAGGATGTTCCGTCGACACCGCACAGCGCGACATCAACGACCTTCTTGCCCGCAGCCTCCTCATCCGCAATCCCGGCGGCAGCAGGCGAACCAGCTATCGTCTGGCGGGGTCCGAGCCAGACGGCGCCGCCTGA
- a CDS encoding major capsid protein, translated as MATMDIFEGDAFSIIELTRALENIPFKPAILSGSGLFGSRGVRTRTVMIESRDGTLSLIPFSERGSAYESQIPERREMRAFVCRQFKKQDVLWASEIQAIREFGSESAVQQVQTEVARKLGRLRNDAEATFEFHLFNGIQGVVKDPRDGATVINYYTEFAITPAAEVDFDLDNATPASGALRKRCQAMIESVEDTLGGLASGQVQLRAECGSAFFADLVAHKEVRETYLNTAAAADLRGRVGEEVSFGGISFRRYRGGLGFGVPTDKAYIYPEGVEGLFEIYYAPADTFETVNTLGLPLYARMIPDRDRDEWVRLEIESNPLPICTRPQVLRSARRT; from the coding sequence ATGGCCACCATGGACATCTTCGAAGGCGATGCCTTCTCCATCATCGAGCTCACCCGCGCGCTCGAGAACATCCCGTTCAAGCCCGCCATCCTGTCAGGCTCTGGCCTGTTCGGATCGCGCGGGGTGCGCACGCGCACCGTCATGATCGAGAGCCGCGACGGCACGCTCTCGCTGATCCCGTTCTCCGAGCGCGGCTCGGCCTATGAGAGCCAGATCCCCGAACGGCGCGAGATGCGTGCGTTCGTGTGCCGCCAGTTCAAGAAGCAGGACGTGCTGTGGGCCTCCGAGATCCAGGCGATCCGCGAGTTCGGCTCCGAGAGCGCGGTCCAGCAGGTGCAGACGGAAGTGGCGCGCAAGCTCGGCCGGCTGCGCAACGACGCCGAGGCCACATTCGAGTTCCACCTGTTCAACGGCATCCAGGGCGTCGTCAAGGATCCGCGCGACGGCGCCACGGTCATCAACTACTACACCGAGTTCGCCATCACCCCGGCAGCCGAGGTCGACTTCGATCTCGATAATGCGACCCCAGCCTCGGGCGCCCTGCGCAAGCGCTGTCAGGCGATGATCGAGAGCGTCGAGGACACGCTTGGCGGCCTTGCGTCGGGACAGGTCCAGCTGCGTGCTGAATGCGGCTCGGCCTTCTTTGCCGATCTGGTCGCTCACAAGGAGGTGCGCGAGACCTATCTCAACACCGCCGCGGCCGCCGACCTCAGGGGCCGTGTGGGCGAGGAGGTCAGCTTTGGCGGCATCTCGTTCCGGCGCTATCGCGGCGGGCTGGGGTTCGGCGTGCCCACCGACAAGGCCTACATCTATCCTGAAGGCGTCGAGGGCCTGTTCGAGATCTATTATGCGCCCGCCGACACGTTCGAGACGGTCAACACGCTGGGTCTGCCTCTCTATGCGCGCATGATCCCTGACCGTGACCGCGACGAGTGGGTGCGCCTCGAGATCGAGAGCAATCCTCTGCCCATCTGCACGCGCCCGCAGGTCCTGCGCAGCGCAAGGCGCACGTGA
- a CDS encoding DUF2460 domain-containing protein — MSGFHEVQFPPDISYGASGGPGYSTTVVTTVSGHERRNANWAAARGRWNVAHGLKKREQVATLIAFFRARRGRAYGFRFRDWTDYQALAQLIGVGDGATKTFQLIKRYASGGEIEARIIAKPVTGTVKITLDGVEAASGWSVNTSTGLVTFTTAPPSGVQVTADFEFDVPVRFDSDQMDITIETYQLGSWGQIPVLEIRP; from the coding sequence ATGAGCGGATTTCACGAGGTGCAGTTTCCGCCCGACATCTCCTACGGGGCGTCGGGCGGGCCGGGCTATTCGACGACCGTGGTGACCACCGTGTCGGGGCACGAGCGCCGTAACGCCAACTGGGCCGCCGCGCGCGGCAGATGGAACGTGGCCCATGGCCTGAAGAAGCGTGAACAGGTCGCTACGCTGATCGCGTTCTTCCGCGCGCGCAGGGGCAGGGCCTATGGCTTCCGGTTCAGGGACTGGACCGATTATCAGGCGCTCGCCCAGCTCATCGGCGTTGGCGATGGGGCGACCAAGACCTTCCAGCTCATCAAGCGCTACGCCAGCGGCGGTGAGATCGAGGCCCGCATCATCGCCAAGCCGGTCACTGGCACGGTGAAGATCACCCTTGACGGCGTTGAGGCGGCCTCAGGCTGGAGCGTGAACACGTCGACGGGCCTCGTGACCTTCACGACCGCGCCGCCGTCGGGTGTGCAGGTGACGGCGGATTTCGAGTTCGACGTACCGGTCCGGTTCGACAGCGACCAGATGGATATCACCATCGAGACCTATCAGCTGGGCAGCTGGGGACAGATCCCGGTGCTGGAGATACGCCCATGA
- a CDS encoding phage tail tube protein: MSKVRAYGADATLKACREASYGAAPVSGYRSLDFKSTDLSSAQPLGDDPLLGRGRNAQDPYRGLITDEGQLEIPLDLRGTGFWLTGLFGDPVTTPVKASGSIAFAANPAPGATLTLNGTVRTFVSGTPSGDETGIQATVTQTLDQLVSDLNASADGEIAKCTYSRPTSTQTLVIVFDTAGPTGNSFTLAASAGAVSGPTLTGGGYAHVWESGADDIPSYTIEIGHPKLTTPVFFRHLGTVMESLNFEMGQEGPANARLQLVAQGEEPFAATVDASPEAFSLRRFAQGRGFIRRAGQPLAGVTGGSLTFSNNLERVRVIREDGRIEAADPTFASAEGSMTVRFDGATLVAEAANGDSVALEYGFSFPDGYALRFELPRVFLPKPKYAVSGPGGVEASFDWRAAFDDNEDTMLRAHLLNDVTSYV; encoded by the coding sequence ATGTCCAAGGTGCGCGCTTACGGCGCGGACGCCACGCTGAAGGCTTGCCGCGAGGCGAGCTATGGCGCAGCGCCGGTGTCGGGCTATCGAAGCCTCGACTTCAAATCCACCGATCTGTCCTCGGCCCAGCCGCTGGGAGACGACCCGCTCCTGGGGCGTGGGCGCAACGCGCAGGATCCCTATCGCGGCCTCATCACCGATGAGGGCCAGCTGGAGATACCGCTCGATCTGCGCGGAACCGGGTTCTGGCTGACCGGCCTGTTTGGCGATCCCGTGACGACGCCGGTCAAGGCATCGGGATCGATCGCCTTTGCCGCCAACCCGGCGCCCGGGGCGACACTGACGCTGAACGGCACGGTCCGGACCTTCGTCTCCGGCACGCCATCGGGTGATGAGACCGGGATCCAGGCGACGGTCACCCAGACCCTCGATCAGCTGGTCAGCGACCTCAATGCGTCCGCCGATGGCGAGATCGCCAAATGCACATATTCCCGGCCGACCAGCACGCAGACGCTGGTGATCGTTTTCGACACGGCGGGGCCGACCGGCAACAGCTTCACCCTCGCGGCATCCGCCGGTGCCGTCTCGGGCCCCACGCTGACCGGCGGTGGCTATGCCCATGTCTGGGAAAGTGGCGCGGATGATATCCCGAGCTACACCATCGAGATCGGCCATCCCAAGCTCACCACGCCGGTGTTCTTCCGCCATCTCGGCACGGTGATGGAGAGCCTCAATTTCGAGATGGGCCAGGAGGGGCCGGCCAATGCCCGCCTCCAGCTCGTGGCGCAGGGCGAGGAGCCGTTCGCCGCGACGGTCGATGCCAGTCCCGAAGCCTTCTCGCTGCGCCGGTTTGCCCAAGGTCGCGGCTTCATCCGGCGCGCCGGCCAGCCGTTGGCAGGCGTCACTGGCGGCAGCCTCACTTTCTCCAATAATCTCGAACGGGTGCGGGTGATCCGCGAGGACGGCAGGATCGAGGCGGCCGATCCCACTTTCGCGTCTGCCGAAGGCTCGATGACGGTGCGTTTTGATGGCGCGACGCTGGTGGCCGAGGCCGCCAATGGCGATTCCGTCGCGCTCGAATACGGGTTCAGCTTTCCCGACGGATACGCGCTGCGGTTCGAGCTGCCGCGCGTCTTCCTTCCCAAACCCAAATACGCCGTCTCCGGCCCCGGCGGGGTCGAGGCGAGCTTCGACTGGCGCGCCGCCTTCGACGACAACGAGGACACGATGCTGCGCGCCCACCTCCTGAACGATGTCACCAGCTATGTATGA